The genomic interval ATGAGCAGAACTGACGATAACTGTGCAAAAATTCATCCAATTGTGTGTCAGAAATCATAGCCTGATTATGAGAAGCATAAAAGACCAAGTAAATGTCGATAGAGAAATAaagtcttaactgaaaatcttggccaaacagctcatggctcttccatcatgacaatgcaccagctcacacttCACTGtccatgagggagtttttagccagtaaataacTATATGGAACACCCTCCCTGCTCACCCCATCTGGCCCCCACTGActcttttctttacccaaagacacaggaaatattgaaaggaagacgttttgatgacattcaggacatcaagggtaatactgCTTTGACGGCccttctagaaaaagagttccaaaatcgcTCTGAAGGATGGACTAGTGCCACCATCcgggcatagcttcccaaggagagtgcTTTAAAGTAActagtgacattcagcagtgaggtatggagAATTTTTTCTGGGATGATTTTGTGAACtcaattgtcagatcttgtatatCACATGACAACATACTCCCCTGTCATTCCCACCAGACCAAGTTAATAATTCTAGACCTCACAGTCTCTTCTGTATCTTCTCAGTGACCTCCTCCAAATGACCACTGTTCTTACCTCTGTCACCATAGCCTCCTTTTGTCCTGTCATGAACCTCGTGCTCATGGAAACAAACAGAACCATCCAGCAGGTGCCTCTGGCAGCTGGCTTACTGTGCTCAGCATCATGTCTGTGGGACTCAGCCCCGTCATGTGTGGTGTCCCATTTGTGATTTATCAAATGCATTCATTCTGTGGTGGATGGACATTTGCGTCTGAGTTTTGGCTATTTCATGAGTGATGTGGCCAAGATTGGTGTGGATCATGCCCACTGGCAAACAAGCACTGGTCTCCCTTAGGTGTGTACTAGAGAGTTCTTGGATCATGGGCCATATATACGTTCAGCTTTAGCAGACCCTGGGCAGATATAGTTTCGTTGTGAATAATTAATTGGCTAGCGAGTCATTTCCATAAACTGGAAAGTTCAGCTTCTGGATGCCTCAGGGCTAGAGTCACGATGTAGTAGGCCCTGTGTCCCATTCACTCTAGAGCCTCAAGTAAAGAGCCAACCCATGCATGGGCCCTGGTGGGGGATGCAGCTGAGACCCTGGCTGGGCCAATGCTCTTCCTCTAGATATGGCCATGTCTGGGCCCTAGAGCCCCCTTCCTGGGCAGCGATGTTGACCCGAGAGCAGTACTGGGCTCTAGGGTATCTTCCGAGCACCCCTCACCATGGCTTCTTTCCTCCAGGCACGAGCCTGCTGCAGGAGGTGGTCTACTTGGTGAGCCAGGGTGTCGATCCTGATGAGATCGGCCTGATGAACATTGACGAGCAGCTCCCAGTTCTGGAGTACCCACAGCCAGGCCTGGACATCATCAAGGTACCCTCGGGGCCAGCAGACCGCCCTCACCGCTTGGGGTGTTCCTGTAGTCACACCCTGTCAAGAGAAGCTGCTTCTGAGGGGTGGGGAGCTCTGCAGGTCAGGGGAGAGCAGATAGGCCCAGGAAACTCACAGGCCAGAGCCACGACCAGCAGCTCTGGGATCCAGGCAGAGTGTAGATGACACATCAGAGTCAGGGAGTCTCCCAGTGGGAAGGAAGTAGAtgcctgggggaggggtggcGCAGTTGAGGGACCACTGGTGGGAAGAAGGCTCTGCGCCATCTCACTCACCCCAGGGCCTCCCCGTCTGTTGAGGGAGCTGGTAGGACACCCTCACACCATGTTTGGTACCAAGCACATGGTGTGGCCCTGGAGTCTTGCCCATCTGCCCCTGTGGCACAGCCGGTGCACTCTGTCCACTGCTCTGCTCCTCTGGAGTTCAGGCCTTGGTCCCCACAGGCTGTCCCGCAGCCTTCAGCTTACCTGTCCACTCTTCTGAGCACTCTGAGTATGTCCCTGCCCCAGTGCCATGGCAGAGGGTCCCTGCGTAGCTCTTCACGTGAACCCAGAGTCCGAGTGAGCTGGCCCATTTGTACCCTGCCTCTAGAATCCAGGAAGCTGCCTGGCAGCCCCTGTCTGTGTGAAATCCCTGGGAAGTTCAGGGCGAGACTGTGTGAGAGCCCACTGTGTGCCAGATGCTAGGAGAGAAGAGCAGAGGGACCCAGGGCCCAAGGGTCCTGGCTAGTCCCGCAGCAGTGGGAAGGCCAGGGGTGGGGGTTCTGTGGGCACGGGGGTCTGGCTCTGAGTGAAGGGTGCAGAGCTGTCTGCAGTTAGGGGTCACTTTGGCTGCAGACTGGGAGGGCCAAGTGGCAGGTGGGAGCCTGAGGGCTACACTAAGCTTGCAGTGTCTTCTGTGCTCCTGGGGCCTCTCCTGGCTGGTTTTGGAACCCATGCTTGATGGAGCCCCTCTTGGTCAGTGGCTTCCAGGTTCTCTGAACAGACCCCTGGGGATGCAGCAGGTGACTCCTTATGCTGAGGACAAGGATACTTGTTTCTATCCCAGAGTCTAGCCTGGAGAGTGGTCGTGCCTGGCGTTCATCTCAGGTGACAAGCTAGGTCTGAGACCCTCTCTGAGAGGGCTATGGAGTGACAGCCTTTCTTCTTCTGCCTCTGACCCCGCCTCTCTCTGACCTTGTCTCTCTCTGACCCTGTCCCGCCCCCTCTGACCCACCCTCCCGGCTACCTACCACCTGCAGGAACTGACCTCTCCCCGCCTCATCAAGAGCCACCTGCCCTACCGATTCCTGCCTTCCGACCTCCACAATGGAGACTCCAAGGTAAGCAGCTGCCTCTCTATTGCCCTCCCACAAAGCCCCCCCCGTGCATGTTGGCCACTTGCCTGGCCTAGGGACTCTCAGCCCAGGAAACTCACATGTGAAGATCCTGTTTCCTTAGGTGTTCCATGTTGGGTTTCTCTTCCTGCAGATGACGCTGCCAGCCCAAGCCTGGCACCTGCCTATGGGGGGAACTCCCTGGCTATCCCAGCAACAAGGTCCTGAGGCCTCAGCAGCTCATTGTTAGGATGTAACTTTCTGTCCCCTGCTGATTGTAAAGTAGTACTAGAGGACAAAAGGAGACAGTACCTTGGGTGGTTGTCCTGGCGAGCCCTGTGGTAGGGACATCTCCACTGGAAGAGCAATGGCACAGAAGCCTGGGCAGCGGGCACGTGGGCCAGACAGGGTGACTTATGACACCCTGTAGTGGGGCTGACTCCCCTGTCCCTGTCATTCACAGGTCATCTACATGGCTCGAAACCCCAAGGATCTGGTGGTGTCCTATTACCAGTTCCACCGCTCCCTGCGGACCATGAGCTACCGAGGCACCTTCCAGGAATTCTGCCGGAGGTTTATGAATGACAAGTGTGAGTGCTGCAGCCGGTGGGTGTCGGGGGGGGGGGCCTGGTAGGTGCTGGCTGCACCCCTGCAGGGCCTCTGGTTCTCATGGTGACCCCATGGGTTAGGCTCACGTTCCACTTCACAGGTAGAGGTGCTGAGGCCCCAGGCGCCATGAACTTGTCTGCAAACATAGAGCTGCGAATGGCAGAGTGGGTCTGTCTTATCTCAGAGCTTTTCTCCCATATAACCCAGCTGGGGTGTCTGATGTGTTCCCTAGTGGGAATGTCCCTCCTTTCTGCCTGGGTTTTGAACATGGAAGAATGAAAACAGTAAAAGCAGAGGCCCAGGTGTCACTGCTGGAGTGGAGGCTGTAGCCAGGTGTGACATCCTGATGTGGGGCTTCAGCTGAACTTCAGGGACAAGCAGGTGACCGGGGCAAGGCATGCTTGGGGGGCGGTGCCCTGTCCAGGAGCTTGTCTAGGGAGAAGGGCAGCTGGGCCAAAAATGCTGGGTGCTCTGCTCTGGCCCCcttcccagctccctgggaggagTGGGGCTCAGTCGCACCCTGCAGTGCTCTAAGGTGGGACTTGAGGATGGGGGAGACAGCCCCTCTCCTCCAGCCCTTACTCTTCTGCCCATGCTGGGCTGCCTCTTCTGCCCATGCTGGGCTGCTCCCCTTGGGAGCAGTGGCTCTGCAGTCCAGTGCTGTTCCTGCCTTCCCGAGGGCTCCCCCAGCCAGCCACAGCCTTGGGTGTCTTGGGACAGGAAGTGGGCAGTGTTGGGTATGTAGCCGGGAGAGCTTTGAATTGGGCAGTATTCCTGCATTAGTTAAATCTGTACTGAGACTGTTACTGTGTATCTGAAAATACACTTTCTATTTTATCTTCCAACTAACGTTCAGCCACATTGTTCAGTGTGGTTTATCAGGGGTTCTGCAGGGACATTAAGAGACAAGATTAGGATAAAAAATATGATAGAAATCCAGGAACATGATGCTGCCAAATGTAAGTGGCAGTTAGAGTCGTTGAACTGGAGCTGCCTCTTCAGTTCCAGGGAAGATGAGTCTTCCTCAGTGCACTATGGCGTGAGCAGACACATGTGCCTGCAGTTTACAAACCCAGCAGGACTTCAAGGTCCTGCAGGAGCTTCTGACCCCCAGCCCCCAACTCCCTGCTGGCGCTGTGCCTGCTTAGGAGGGGCCCCCTGTGGGGCTTAGAGGCCATGGACTTGCATTTGTAGGCACCCAAACCTGCTGAAGGCCCTCTGTGCTGCCCTCTACCCCAGTTTGCTGCCATCTGGAACATTCCCTGTGGTCATCCAGGCACTTGGCCCAACCCACTCATGTGGTTCCAAAGCCATTTCTTAAGGCCCAACATGCACTTATGCCTCCACAGAAGCTTAGGGACAAGCCACCATAAACAGCCAAAAGCTACTATTAAATTCAAACCAAGTGGTAGGGCTCACACTTCTTTTTCAGGCCAAGGCCATTAAACCTTGTCTGATACTGAACTGAATATGTTCTAGGTCCCAGGCCCGCCCCCACCAAGTGCAAGGCTGCACACACTTGCCTCAGCCCTGCCGGAGCCACTGACATGTccactcagtttccccatgttcTACACATCTTCGGTCCCTCTGTGACCCCAGCCAGTGCACAAACCCAGGGGCTGCAGGGGTTCCTGCTCTGCCCAGGGGCACTGCAAGGACACCGTCTACTAGGAGGTCAGAGGTCTTAGCCTAGGGTGGTGGCCAGAGGTACCTGCCAGGGGTCTCACAAAAGGATGTTGTGACCCAAGTGTTTCAAGGGGGGGAGGTCCAGACCCAGCTGCCAGGTGATAAGTGCAGTGTGGAGGGTGTGGTATAGATAGGGCCCCGTGACACATCCCATGGGGAGGACGTCCTGCGACGGAAGCCCTGTAGTGCGTGCGGTGGGGAGGACGTCCTGCGATGGAACCCCTGTGGTGTGTGCGGTGGGGAGGACGTCCTGCGACGGAACCCCTGTGGTGTGTGCGGTGGGGAGGACGTCCTGCGACGGAACCCCTGTAGTGCGTGCGGTGGGGAGGACGTCCTGCGACGGAACCCCTGTGGTGCGTGCGGTGGGGAGGACGTCCTGCAACGGAACCCCTGTGGTGTGTGCGGTGGGGAGGACGTCCTGTGACGGAACCCCTGTGGTGTGTGCAGTGGGGAGGACGTCCTGTGACGGAACCCCTGTGGTGTGTGCGGTGGGGAGGACGTCCTGCAACGGAACCCCTGTGGTGTGTGCGGTGGGGAGGACGTCCTGTGATGGAACCCCTGTGGTGTGTGCAGTGGGGAGGACGTCCTGTGACGGAACCCCTGTGGTGTGTGCAGTGGGGAGGACGTCCTGTGACGGAACCCCTGTGGTGTGTGCGGTGGGGAGGACGTCCTGCAACGGAACCCCTGTGGTGTGTGCAGTGGGGAGGACGTCCTGTGACGGAACCCCTGTAGTGTGTGCAGGGTCATTTCTGTCAGGACAGCCATGTTGTGCTCCTCCGCGCTATCCCAGTTGGACTAATCTGTTTACCTTCTCCATGCAGAGGGAGGCACGGGCTGGGGGGGAAGAGCCTGGAGGGACCTGGTGTCCGCCTGTTATTTATAGACTCGACTCTCCCTGCCCATGCACGTCCCCGCCCACTCTGCTGAACTGGACGTGGTGCACATGTGCACCCTCCCTGTCAGCGTGTGCTCACGTGCTCTGCGTGATCCTCTGTGCCTTGCTTCTAGGAAACcctgactcagtttccccatgcaCCCACATCCCTCGGGTGGGCAGTGAGCTGTTTCGGACGCTTCCATCCATCGCCCCGTGGAAGGAGGGATTTCCTTTCCCTTCCATTTCCATGGGGCTGTTGACTTTTCTGCCCCAGGCCCAGGCTGTCAGGACATAGTTCTAGCCAGATGGGCTGTGAGACAGGTGACCTGGGCTTCCCTGTCTAGGCTCCCATAATTACTGACCTGTTGGTGACTTGGACGtgtctcttcccttctctgggaCTCAGCTTTTTCCTCTGTAAAGGGAGAGGGTGCATTAGGTGAGTGCTGACAGGTCAGCCCTGTGTCTGTGTGCCTCCTCCCTGGCGTCCAGGCAGGAGCAGAGGACTCGTGTGGTGTAGGGTACAGCTCCTGATGGTGGGGATCCTGCAGGAGGCCTGGAGGTCAGGGCCCAGCTGGAGGGACCTCACAGGACCCTGCTCCCAGCTATTGTGTCTTATCCAGCTGAGCCCACTTCCTACTGCTCAGGGCGTCAGGGCCTCACCACTGCAAGGGCATCCTGAGACCTGATACCCAGGTCCCCTTGGGGGAAACCCTCATATCAAGGGGCACGTCCTTGTGAACACGGCTGAGAATTGAtagtttttataaagaatatgGCAAAGCAGGCTGACACGTGGGAGAGTTCATCACTGCCTGCCTGTGTGCCGTACCCCAGGCCTGGGGCTCTCAGGTGGCTCAGGAAAGGCGAGGCTGTGGTGTGGGAGCTGTGATCTCTGTTCAGCTCTCAGGGTGACACTGAGAAATGCTGGATTTACTGAGCAGGCCTGTGCTCCTCTGGCCTGGCAGGACCCACTCTTCTGGGTCTGTCTTCCAGCCTCCCATACCCACCTGATGCGTCACCAGCAGCTGACTGCCCTTTGTCCCAGCTCCTCTGGGCACTGTTCTCTTCTGGTGACCGCTCGTTGAGCAGATAAACTAATGGGTCCTGTTTGTGACCTGCCTGCCTGCATACCACCTGCCCAGAGGCCTTCACGGTGTGGGACTGGGGTGGGACTGTTGGCAGGAGAGGTTGGCCCAGAGCATGCGGGTCTTAGGGTGCTCTGCTGGCTTTGTCTGTGGGCATCAGTGTCCTTGTCACGGCTGCCAGGTGGCAGGAGTGGAGCCCTGTGGCAGGTAGGTGTCTCCCCTCAGCTCTGGCTCACCCTGTCCTGTCTCCACAGTGGGCTACGGCTCCTGGTTCGAGCACGTGCAGGAGTTCTGGGAGCATCGCATGGACTCGAATGTGCTTTTCCTCAAGTATGAAGATATGCACCGGGTGAGTGCCGGAGCCCCGCTGAGCTCGGGTAGCTGACTGCACCTGCTGAGCCAGAGCAGAGCAGCTCGCATTATCTATTTTCCAGATCCTTTTGGTTTACCTTCTCATTGTGTCCCTCACTTGACCACTTCTTCTTAGTTCCATCCACCTCCCTGGCCCAAGCCAGCGTCATCTCCAGCCTATAAATTCCTAAATGGCCCGCTGCTTCCTTCATGGCCTCTTGGTAAAGCTGTGGTCAGCTCATGTCCTTCCTCTGCCCCGTATCACTCTGGGTAATGTCAGAGGACGGCCCCCATGTCCACTAGCCCATCAGAGTCCAGCTGATGGGGTggcaggagggaagagagagccagGAGGGCTTGCTGCCTGCACGCTGCTGTTTAAAACTTAACACAACTCTGTTAGACCTGACCTGCTTCCCAATCTTGGAGTTGCCGAGTTTGAAATCCAGACCTGCCACTTGATCGTTGAGTGCCCTTGGGCACTTTTAACTTCTCAGGGTGGTTTCCAGACAGGGCTAGAGTCAGCCGTTCTGATCAGTCAGGAGGGCAGGCCCCATACATACCCAGTCTGCAGTCACGGCTCTGATAGTCTGCTCTGCTCTCTGCCCTTGTTTTCCAGGATCTGGTGACAATGGTGGAGCAGCTGGCCCGATTCCTGGGGGTGTCCTGTGACAAGGCCCAGCTGGAGTCCCTGATTGAACACTGCCACCAGCTGGTAGACCAGTGCTGCAACGCGGAGGCCCTGCCCGTGGGCCGAGGTACGTGCCCCTCACTTCCTCCTGCCCAGGCAGTCACACTCAGGGCACTAGACTGTTTTCCTCTCCCCACTTTCTGGATGTTTCCTCCCTTTTATAGCAGCTGTTATCTGGCCTGTGTCCTGTGCTTTGCCAAGGGCCAGACAGTCCTTGGAAAGCTGGTGCCCACTAGTGGCCTGGTGCTTGGGGAATGAAGGTGTTTGCATTGTTACCAAGCAGACAGTGTTTTAATTCAAAGGTGTGGCTGCTGAGCATGTTCTGGGCTTTGTGGGCAGGATGCTCTTAAGCAAGGGCCTTCCCAGATAACCTGAAATCAAACACCTACAGAGCAGATCCAGGGGATGGGTTTGGTGCTATGAAATTTCAAAGTCAAGGCATGTGGGTAGACTTCTTCTCCTTTTACTGGCTCATGGGTGAGTGAAGTGATGCGGAGTTAGACAGTTCCCATGTGAGgagatgccattttttttttcttcgctCAGTAGATGTTGACTGGGCATCTCTGGGTGCGGGTGGCACAGACTCGGCATAGCCCTACGTCAGGGCAGGTGAGCATGAGTGGACAGGGCCAGGCCAGCGGCATGGGGGAGGCTAGCACTTGCTCCTGGTGGCAAGTGACAGTTATTAGGAGTGAAGCAGTTGGTGGCTAAGATATTCCAGGCAGGACTCCTCCTCAGATCCTCTGGGTTTCTTTCCCCTCCTTACGGGCACAGTGCCACCTGATACTGCTTGATGGTGGAGGGCACAGGCTCTAACATGCCCTAAATCccagggtggtggctgtggccCTAAAAGGCCTCTCTGGGTAAGCAGGAATCAGATTGACACTTGGTGTACTGGGAACTTACTTGGGTGATGAAAGTGTTGAGGGGAGGGCTCGGCCACAACCACAGGTTTTCAGCACGTGGAAGATGTAGCAGGAAGCACCCAGAGTGGCTGAAGAAGAGCTGGGCCCCACTCTGAGCTCTGCTGGGGCTCAGGTCAGGCCTTGAGCCTCTGAAGCCTCTCTGAAGGAGGCAATCAGGGTCCAGTGCAAGGTGTCTTCCTTATGAGGGCAGAGCAGTTGACACCTGCAGGAAGAAGTTAACTGAACCAAAATATCTTGTGGTTAATTTCCCGACTGTATGTTcacaaatattctttaaaatttatttgcccttttttagttttgctttgctGTGCTTTGTTATCCCTGGATGTTACCTTCCCTGAAACACCCCTTTTGGTTCATTGGTGTTCCCATGTGCTCCTCCTGTGTGTGCTTTCTCATTGTTTACCttggttttgctttatttttatttgatttgttttcttttagcacATTGCCTCTTTGCTCAGAAGATGTCCTTGAGTTGGTGCGAATGCAGGGCCGAGTAGCCAGCTGCATTGCTTAGATTTGGTTCATATCACAGCATAAATTGTCTTGAGTTCAAATCCTAAACCAGGTGGGTGACTCCTTTGATGAGCTCTCAGctgagaaaaataatcatggaaaaATAGTTTGGTTGGTCTAGAAGCTTCTGATTTTGTCCCTTAGGGATAATTAGAGGGTAGCAAGAACACATTTTCGTGTCTTTCCCTCTCCATCACTGTTCATTTTTCATTACCAAAGAGAAAATCCTCGTCATGTTGATCCGTGAGCTCAGCATTTGCAGGACTGCAGTTTCATACGGTGCAGTCCTGCCAGGACAAGAGACGACTGTTAACAGAGCTAATGAAGGATATTTGCCGGAGACTGGCAGATCTCTGGTCTCAAGAGATGCTGACGGTGGAAAGAATTCTAAACAAGGACCCCAGGGATGTGCTCCCAGCTCCCAGAAACCCTACTCCTGACATCTTCAGGATCAACATTCCTTTGGGCCAGACCAGCCTAAGATTTTGTAGTTAACAGGGAAAATGGGATCAGCGGCTTCTCTTGTCCTTTTCAGCTCTCATTTTTCCTAAGCCTTCAGAAGCAGCTCAGTAGACCAGTGCCTGCACGCTGGCCTTTGGCTCAGCACTCCTCACGGCTGCCGAGGAGCAGGCCTGTGAGGGAGCAGCTCGGGTACTCCCGAGACTGACTGGGAATTCCTGCTGCAGTGCGCACTTCACCTCTGGTCTCTACGGCCAGCTTGTGCCGCAGCTATTTTACTCACAGTAAATCCCTCCCCAAGGTTGACAAGGGCAGGCTGTTCCAAGTCTTTACCCTGGACCCACTCAAGAGGGCTTCCTACTTGCCATAAAGCTTTCTGCCCTTTGgatgatttttcttccttctcgAATTCTCCAGAAACAAATGACGCCTTGGTGGAGCTGTTGAGCCGTGAGTGAGTGATGGTGTCATGGGGACCAGCGCTCCACGGGGTGCCTGGGCAGTGCATCCGCGGCAGACATTGCTCGTTCTCTGGGATGTTAATTAaacacccactgtgtgccaggtgctgttctaggtgctggggcTCCAACAGTGAACAAGAGGTAAAGTCCCCCAGTGGCCTCAGGTGTGGGTTTGCGTGTGCAGGCTCACCGAATGCGTATTGGCACCAGGAAGTGGCTGTGCCGGTCGCACTACCAGGCTCCAAGGGCAGCGGGTGTTGCCACATCCAGTATTGTCAAAACCGTTATGGGACCCACCTGGTCTATAGCTCAGATGTCCCTTCCTGTCCTCATAGGCCAAGTTTAGAGGAGTCTAGAAATAGATCTGGAACCTTCCAGATCCATTTCCGAGGCTTCCTTTGGTTCAGTAGCCAGCCCAACAGCGAGTGCATACAGCAAATTCTGTTCTTGTGTTTCAGGAAGAGTCGGGCTGTGGAAGGACATCTTCACCGTCTCTATGAACGAGAAGTTTGACTTAGTGTATAAACAGAAGATGGGAAAGTGTGACCTCACGTTTGacttttatttgtaataacaGAAACAGCAAACCTGCATGCTCAATACCCAGGTGTTCTACTAGCCCGAGTCCCTATGCATTCCTTTATTACTTGCCGGATGAGCTCTGGAAGCAACGTGCAAAACAAGGGGGGAAGGACACGGCGGGGAAACTGGAGGAAGTGTGATTGTTTCCGATCCAAAGCAGCTGTCTCGCCTTTAGAGTTCAGAGTCTCTACATGTCTGATTACAAACATACAAATCGCAGTTCTGACGGCCTGTATCATAAGTATAAAGTCTGTAACATATGCAATTAGAATGTCTACCTTTTCAACCCcatattatttattgtattttatagaGCTTTTAACTGGAAATCTAAATAAATGTCAGTAAACCAAATAAAAGTTCATTTCCAAGGGGAATTAAGAGTGAGCCACACCCATATGGTAGAAAGATCTCAGGGTTAActctttatttttgtagtttattaCTAAGGCGCAGCCATTCCATTCTTACTTGGTTCTGAGGTAATGGTGAGAACAGAGCGTAAGTTGGGGTGTGTGAGGGGAACTGGACCCTTGTTCATTTTTTGGACCCTTCCTGAGATAAAGCAGAAGTGTCACCAAGTGATTCTCAGAAGGGACACCCGCTGCACGAGACTTCCAGCAGGCAGCTCTAAAGGCCCAGTACAGAGGACCCGGCGAACGTTGGAGCGTTTGTTGAGGGAGAGCTGCCTGGCGAGACCAGCAGGTGGGGTCTGATGCAGGCAGCAGTGTCTGAACGCAGCAGCGAGCGCAGAGGCAGTCACAAGGTGAGGGAAATGCGCTCGCAAGTTAATTCCGCACTCTTACTTTTGTTCTCTGAAGCAGTAACCTACTTAAACTGGCAAGCAGATGCTGAATAGCAAATTCCCCAAATCCTGAGTCTTTGCGTTCAGTTTGTTCTGTCCATATCCGAGCCTCTCATTTTGTGGGGAGCCAAAGTTCAGCACCCCGTTTCCCTCCACTCGGCTTGGCACTCCCACTTTTGTCTCTGTCCATATATCTGAGGGAGCAAAGGTCTTCTTTTTGCCTCACCACCTGCTTAACTATTATGGCCCAAATTCCGCTGGAGAAGTGGTGGGGAGATGGCCCATGGCCAGCTGGTGTGGATTGCTGCCCGTGGGGTTCAGGGTTCTCCGTTACCGTGTGCTCAGAAGGGCTGCTTCTGCAGGCGGCAGCTCCTGAATGGGCTGTCCCTGGAGCAGGCGCGGACCGGAGCCCGGGCAGACAGTGGCTCGTGGTGCAGCGGCACCGTTGCTGTGTATCTGAGGGAGGCGGCTTTCTGTgaaatttcatttctatttttctatttttcgtactGTATGGACACGACTGAGCACGACGCGCGACCCTCCTGTGCTTGCTGCATCTTCAATAAAGACCCGCTGGTTCCCTGtgccgtgtgtgtgtgcgctGCCGGGTCCCCTCAGCACCTTGGGACAGTGTGATGGGAACCCTGATGACGTGCTGTTCCCTGAGGGTGACTGCAGAGGGAAACAGGCCCACGTCAGGGTTTGATGAGGCAGAATCAGGGGGTTTCACTCAAATTTAGATTTTCCCAGGGTTGAATTCCCTTTCCCCCGCTGTGTCCCAATTCACCTCTGATCCTCGTAGGAAAACCTGGGGATGGTTTTGCTGCACCTGTGGGCCCAGGAGCCCCTGCCAGCAGTCCCGTGCTCAGCCTGGCCCACCACACCATGGCGTGGGCAGACTAGCCGCTCAATTGCTCTTCCCCTAcagcaggggtccttaaactacggcccacgggccacatgcagtagtgtgaattgtatttgttcccgttttgttttttacttcaaaataagatatgtgcagtgcgcataggaatttgttcatagttttttttttttaaactacagtccggccctccaacggtctgagggacagtgaattgggcccgtttaaaacgtttgaggacgcctgccctacaGGAATCCCAGTCTGTCTGCCTGATTCCTGGAGGAGGGAAAGTCCAGGACATTGTTTCCTGATTCCTTGAGGAGGGAAAGTCCAGTCATTGAAGGCCTGAGAAAGCTTGGGCCTTCTGGAAAATCACGTTTATCTTCAAGTGAACCACT from Nycticebus coucang isolate mNycCou1 chromosome 3, mNycCou1.pri, whole genome shotgun sequence carries:
- the SULT4A1 gene encoding sulfotransferase 4A1 translates to MAESEAETPSTPGEFESKYFEFHGVRLPPFCRGKMEEIANFPVRPSDVWIVTYPKSGTSLLQEVVYLVSQGVDPDEIGLMNIDEQLPVLEYPQPGLDIIKELTSPRLIKSHLPYRFLPSDLHNGDSKVIYMARNPKDLVVSYYQFHRSLRTMSYRGTFQEFCRRFMNDKLGYGSWFEHVQEFWEHRMDSNVLFLKYEDMHRDLVTMVEQLARFLGVSCDKAQLESLIEHCHQLVDQCCNAEALPVGRGRVGLWKDIFTVSMNEKFDLVYKQKMGKCDLTFDFYL